From one Streptomyces sp. NBC_01478 genomic stretch:
- a CDS encoding siderophore-interacting protein, with the protein MPTALLNPVLDLLTLRATVTATEPVTARMRRLRIEGDALTGLDVRPGRQVRVLVGGLTLRTYSVWRYDPSGAVELCVLDHSEGGPGARWGKSVGVGEQVRLRRPEGTFTLRPDAAHHVFVGEETASVAFGAMLAALPEGARVSGAVETESDRDRLPLAHSDRLNWLTRGGTSLPAAVQDLAPEPGGVAYVAGEARTVQAVRQVLVRELGWDRRSVLTKPFWAPGKRGLE; encoded by the coding sequence GTGCCCACCGCCCTCCTGAACCCCGTCCTCGACCTGCTGACCCTCCGCGCCACCGTCACCGCGACCGAACCCGTCACCGCCCGGATGCGCAGGCTGCGCATCGAGGGCGACGCCCTCACCGGGCTCGACGTCCGCCCCGGCCGGCAGGTCCGCGTCCTGGTCGGCGGGCTGACCCTGCGGACGTACTCCGTGTGGCGCTACGACCCGTCCGGCGCCGTCGAGTTGTGCGTGCTGGACCACTCCGAGGGGGGACCCGGGGCCCGTTGGGGCAAGAGCGTCGGCGTCGGCGAGCAGGTGCGTCTGCGCAGGCCCGAGGGCACCTTCACCCTGCGTCCTGACGCCGCCCACCATGTCTTCGTCGGCGAGGAGACGGCCTCCGTCGCCTTCGGGGCGATGCTGGCCGCGCTGCCCGAGGGGGCGCGCGTCTCCGGTGCCGTGGAGACGGAGTCGGACCGGGACCGGCTGCCGCTGGCCCACTCCGACCGCCTCAACTGGCTGACCAGGGGCGGGACTTCACTCCCGGCGGCCGTACAGGACCTCGCCCCCGAGCCGGGCGGTGTCGCCTACGTCGCCGGGGAGGCCCGTACCGTACAGGCCGTCCGGCAGGTGCTCGTACGGGAGTTGGGCTGGGACCGGCGCTCCG
- a CDS encoding bifunctional helix-turn-helix transcriptional regulator/GNAT family N-acetyltransferase, whose amino-acid sequence MEPATDTPTEPVPPEDIAAFRRFNRYFTRRIGALDDHYLGQDRPLGEARLLFEIGDGVSLRELRGRLALDAGYLSRMAKSLEAQGLVRLTVPPHDTRLRLIELTRAGRAEVEEQHRRADALAAGLLATLTAPQRAELTDALATARRLLRLAGITVTLVDGATEDARACLDAYAADIDARFPEGFDKTDLVRPEEVTRDAGAFFVAYEEGRPVACGALRTLEPGAGEIRHVWVHPEARRLGLARRILAELEQAAVAHHFTVVRLDTHATLTEAQAMYRACGYAEIPAYVDHVYASHWFEKRLAGARRPSSPGNSRTQAGGTVQ is encoded by the coding sequence ATGGAGCCAGCCACGGACACCCCGACGGAACCGGTACCGCCGGAGGACATCGCCGCCTTCCGCCGCTTCAACCGCTACTTCACCCGCCGCATCGGCGCCCTCGACGACCACTACCTCGGCCAGGACCGCCCCCTGGGCGAGGCCCGGCTGCTCTTCGAGATCGGTGACGGTGTCTCGCTGCGCGAACTGCGTGGCCGGCTCGCCCTGGACGCGGGCTATCTCAGCCGGATGGCGAAGTCCCTGGAGGCGCAGGGCCTGGTCCGGCTGACCGTGCCCCCGCACGACACCCGGCTGCGCCTGATCGAGCTGACCCGGGCCGGCCGCGCCGAGGTCGAGGAGCAGCACCGCCGTGCCGACGCGCTCGCCGCCGGTCTCCTCGCCACCCTCACCGCACCCCAACGCGCCGAGCTCACCGACGCGTTGGCGACCGCCCGACGCCTCCTGCGGCTGGCCGGCATCACGGTCACCCTGGTGGACGGAGCCACCGAGGACGCCCGCGCCTGCCTGGACGCCTACGCCGCCGACATCGACGCCCGTTTCCCGGAGGGCTTCGACAAGACCGATCTCGTACGGCCCGAGGAGGTCACCAGGGACGCGGGCGCGTTCTTCGTCGCGTACGAGGAGGGGCGGCCGGTGGCGTGCGGGGCGCTACGGACGCTGGAGCCCGGCGCGGGCGAGATCCGGCACGTCTGGGTCCACCCCGAGGCCCGCCGCCTGGGCCTGGCCCGCCGCATCCTCGCGGAGCTGGAACAGGCGGCCGTGGCGCACCACTTCACCGTCGTACGACTGGACACGCACGCGACGCTCACCGAGGCGCAGGCGATGTACCGGGCGTGCGGGTACGCGGAGATCCCGGCCTACGTCGACCACGTCTACGCGTCCCACTGGTTCGAGAAGCGGCTGGCCGGCGCCCGCCGACCCTCCTCGCCCGGCAACTCCCGTACACAGGCCGGCGGCACGGTCCAGTAG
- a CDS encoding LysR family transcriptional regulator, whose amino-acid sequence MDVDLRKLRYFLAVAEELHFGRAAERLHITQPVLSRQIRMLESELGVDVFTRDRRSTVLTPAGEQLLHDAGPLLAGADALLRRVRAAGESVTRFTIGFMPGITLTAVVRLLRERHPGLDVRMLRTGWHDQVEVLHDGRADVGIVRLPIDPAGLEIRPLYTEPRLVMVASSHRLAGKETVRVADLAADHLLQNPDAVPEWRDIAVELRTGERRPAPAIHSVEEKLELVAGGQGIAVIPASTANFYTRPDIRAIPVEDLGPNHVAVAWPSGRAVGLVREFVDAAIALLPEQLEETH is encoded by the coding sequence ATGGACGTCGATCTGCGCAAGCTTCGCTACTTCCTCGCGGTGGCCGAGGAGCTCCACTTCGGACGCGCCGCGGAGCGCCTGCACATCACCCAGCCCGTGCTCTCCCGGCAGATCCGGATGCTCGAGAGCGAGCTGGGCGTGGACGTGTTCACGCGCGACCGCCGCAGCACCGTGCTCACACCGGCGGGCGAACAACTCCTCCACGACGCCGGGCCCCTGCTGGCGGGCGCGGACGCACTGCTGCGGCGGGTACGCGCCGCGGGCGAGAGCGTCACCCGCTTCACGATCGGGTTCATGCCGGGAATCACGTTGACCGCCGTCGTCCGCCTGCTGCGCGAGCGCCACCCCGGGCTGGACGTGCGGATGTTGCGCACCGGCTGGCACGACCAGGTGGAGGTGCTCCACGACGGCCGCGCGGATGTCGGCATCGTCCGGTTGCCGATCGACCCGGCAGGCCTGGAGATCAGGCCGCTCTACACCGAACCGCGCCTCGTCATGGTGGCCTCGTCCCATCGCCTCGCCGGCAAGGAGACCGTGCGGGTCGCCGACCTGGCGGCCGATCACCTCCTTCAGAACCCCGACGCCGTCCCCGAATGGCGCGACATCGCGGTGGAGCTGCGAACCGGTGAGCGCCGCCCGGCGCCGGCGATCCACAGTGTCGAGGAGAAACTCGAACTCGTCGCCGGCGGACAAGGGATCGCCGTGATCCCGGCGTCCACCGCGAACTTCTACACCAGACCCGACATCAGGGCGATCCCGGTCGAAGACCTCGGCCCCAACCATGTCGCGGTGGCCTGGCCCTCCGGGCGGGCCGTCGGCCTGGTCCGGGAGTTCGTCGACGCCGCCATCGCCCTGCTGCCCGAACAACTCGAAGAAACCCACTGA
- a CDS encoding NAD-dependent epimerase/dehydratase family protein has translation MRIFLTGGSGYIGRATIAELVRRGHTVEALARSEQAAEAVTGAGAAEVRGGLTDLDVLNHAAARAEAVIHLAQASSADMDLAAATAMQDGVGAGTYVHTGGTWVYGDTDGVQDETAPWNAPGVVAWRRSVEDAVSARAAEGGRPVIVQPGLLYGGDNRLIEHFFIAPGKMRRAVPYIGDGANRWGLVHIDDMATLYVAALSAKAGSVYIGVGEGHPTMKQVAEAAARGAGLDGKTVSITLEQARAEMGPVADAFALDQRLTSAKARRELGWAPAHGDPLATIARG, from the coding sequence ATGAGGATTTTCCTGACGGGCGGATCCGGCTACATCGGCCGGGCCACGATCGCCGAACTGGTGCGACGAGGCCACACCGTGGAGGCGCTGGCGCGCAGCGAGCAGGCGGCAGAGGCCGTGACGGGCGCCGGGGCGGCCGAGGTGCGCGGTGGACTCACCGACCTGGACGTGCTCAACCACGCGGCCGCACGCGCCGAGGCGGTGATCCACCTCGCGCAGGCCAGCTCCGCGGACATGGATCTCGCCGCGGCCACGGCCATGCAGGACGGCGTCGGGGCCGGAACCTACGTGCACACCGGCGGCACCTGGGTCTACGGCGACACCGACGGCGTACAGGACGAGACCGCGCCGTGGAACGCACCCGGCGTGGTGGCATGGCGCAGGTCGGTCGAGGACGCGGTCTCGGCACGTGCCGCCGAAGGCGGTCGCCCCGTCATCGTGCAACCCGGGCTGCTCTACGGAGGCGACAACCGGCTGATCGAGCATTTCTTCATCGCGCCAGGCAAAATGAGGCGTGCTGTCCCGTACATCGGTGACGGCGCCAACCGGTGGGGGCTGGTGCACATCGACGACATGGCCACGCTCTACGTCGCCGCGCTCTCGGCGAAGGCGGGATCGGTCTACATCGGGGTCGGCGAGGGCCACCCGACGATGAAGCAGGTCGCCGAAGCGGCGGCGCGCGGTGCCGGACTCGACGGCAAGACGGTCTCGATCACACTGGAGCAGGCCCGCGCCGAGATGGGGCCCGTCGCGGACGCGTTCGCGCTGGACCAGCGCCTCACCTCGGCCAAGGCCCGCCGCGAGCTGGGCTGGGCACCGGCGCACGGTGACCCGCTCGCCACCATCGCGCGCGGCTGA
- a CDS encoding aldehyde dehydrogenase family protein — protein sequence MADKTEQWAGKTIHAGGEWLEAVSGATREIIDPADALPFAVVAEGDEKDTDIAVAAARAAFDGGDGADGEGIGGAGVRGEGVWPRTPVTERAALLRRVADLLVRDRERLGLLESRDAGKTVEEGRVDIDCVADAFRYFADLVAAEAPGRVVDAGTPDVHSVVVHEPVGVCALITPWNYPLLQASWKIAPALAAGNTFVVKPSEITPLTTIALIDLLVEAGLPAGVANIVTGPGHTVGARLAEHPDVDLVSFTGGLISGTKVAQAAAVTVKKVALELGGKNPNVVFADACATEEGFDTAVDQALNAAFIHSGQVCSAGSRLIVEETVRERFVAELARRAERIRLGRGTEDGVECGPLVSEQQRAKTESYVAAALAEGAVLRSGGKRPEPTATRPATGYFYEPTVLDQCHREMTVVREEVFGPVLTVETFRTEDEAVALANDTEYGLAGAVWTADAGRARRVAGRLRHGTVWINDFHPYLPQAEWGGFGKSGVGRELGPAGLAEYREAKHVYQNLAPRPVRWFAG from the coding sequence ATGGCGGACAAGACGGAACAGTGGGCGGGGAAGACCATCCACGCGGGCGGGGAGTGGCTGGAAGCGGTCTCCGGCGCCACGCGCGAGATCATCGACCCCGCGGACGCGCTGCCGTTCGCCGTGGTCGCGGAGGGCGACGAGAAGGACACGGACATAGCCGTCGCCGCCGCCCGCGCCGCCTTCGACGGTGGTGATGGCGCCGACGGTGAGGGAATCGGCGGTGCGGGGGTCCGCGGTGAGGGGGTCTGGCCGCGCACGCCCGTCACCGAACGCGCCGCCCTCCTCCGCCGCGTCGCCGACCTCCTCGTCCGCGACCGCGAGCGGCTCGGCCTGCTGGAGAGCCGGGACGCGGGCAAGACCGTGGAAGAGGGCCGCGTCGACATCGACTGCGTCGCCGACGCCTTCCGCTACTTCGCCGACCTCGTCGCCGCCGAGGCCCCCGGCCGGGTCGTCGACGCGGGCACACCCGACGTCCACAGCGTCGTCGTGCACGAGCCCGTCGGCGTCTGCGCGCTGATCACCCCCTGGAACTACCCCCTCCTCCAGGCGAGTTGGAAGATCGCGCCCGCTCTCGCGGCCGGCAACACCTTCGTCGTCAAGCCCAGCGAGATCACCCCGCTGACGACGATCGCCCTCATCGACCTGCTCGTCGAGGCAGGGCTGCCGGCCGGTGTCGCCAACATCGTCACCGGGCCCGGTCACACGGTCGGCGCCCGGCTCGCCGAGCACCCCGACGTCGACCTCGTCTCCTTCACCGGCGGCCTCATCAGCGGCACGAAGGTCGCCCAGGCCGCCGCCGTGACCGTGAAGAAGGTCGCCCTCGAACTCGGCGGCAAGAACCCCAACGTCGTCTTCGCCGACGCCTGCGCCACCGAGGAGGGCTTCGACACCGCCGTCGACCAGGCCCTCAACGCCGCCTTCATCCACAGCGGCCAGGTCTGCTCCGCGGGCTCCCGGCTCATCGTCGAGGAGACCGTCCGGGAACGCTTCGTCGCCGAGCTCGCCCGCCGCGCCGAGCGGATCCGCCTCGGCCGCGGCACCGAGGACGGCGTCGAGTGCGGCCCGCTCGTCTCCGAACAGCAGCGCGCGAAGACCGAGTCGTACGTCGCCGCCGCACTCGCCGAGGGCGCGGTGCTGCGCTCCGGCGGCAAACGCCCCGAGCCCACCGCGACCCGCCCCGCCACCGGCTACTTCTACGAGCCGACCGTCCTCGACCAGTGCCACCGCGAGATGACCGTCGTACGCGAAGAGGTCTTCGGACCGGTCCTCACCGTCGAGACCTTCCGCACCGAGGACGAGGCCGTCGCGCTCGCCAACGACACCGAGTACGGCCTCGCCGGCGCCGTCTGGACCGCCGACGCGGGCCGCGCGCGACGCGTCGCCGGACGGCTGCGGCACGGCACCGTCTGGATCAACGACTTCCACCCCTACCTCCCGCAGGCGGAGTGGGGCGGCTTCGGAAAGAGCGGTGTGGGCCGGGAACTCGGCCCCGCCGGACTCGCCGAGTACCGCGAGGCCAAGCACGTCTACCAGAACCTGGCGCCGAGGCCGGTGCGCTGGTTCGCGGGCTGA
- a CDS encoding GMC family oxidoreductase encodes MPENEHIYDYVVIGGGTAGSVIASRLTENPDVTVAVIEGGPSDVGREDVLTLRRWTGLLGGELDYDYPTTEQPRGNSHIRHSRARVLGGCSSHNTLIAFKPLPSDWDEWEAAGAKGWGAISMEAYYARLLNNIVPVDEKDRNAIARDFVDAAQEALGVPRVEGFNKAPFADGVGFFDLAYHPENNKRSSASVAYLHPVMDERPNLRIFLETWAYRLELDGTRAEGVHVRTEDGEELLVRARREVVLCAGAVDSPRLLLHSGIGPRADLEALGIPVALDLPGVGENLLDHPESVIVWETNGPIPENSAMDSDAGLFVRRDPQLPGPDLMFHFYQVPFTDNPERLGYERPEFGVSMTPNIPKPKSRGRLYLESADPAVKPALDFRYFTDEDDYDGRTLVDGIRIAREIARTEPLAGWLKREVCPGPEILGDAELSEYARKAAHTVYHPAGTCRMGAGTDELAVVDPELRVRGLDGIRIADASVFPTMPAVNPMIGVLMVGERAVDLIGGGA; translated from the coding sequence ATGCCCGAGAACGAGCACATATACGACTATGTCGTCATCGGCGGCGGCACGGCAGGCTCCGTCATCGCCTCCCGCCTCACCGAGAACCCCGACGTCACCGTCGCCGTCATCGAGGGCGGCCCCAGCGACGTCGGCCGCGAGGACGTACTGACCCTGCGCCGCTGGACGGGCCTCCTCGGCGGCGAGCTGGACTACGACTACCCCACCACCGAGCAGCCGCGCGGCAACTCCCACATCCGGCACAGCCGTGCCCGCGTGCTCGGCGGCTGCTCCTCGCACAACACCCTCATCGCCTTCAAGCCACTGCCGTCCGACTGGGACGAGTGGGAGGCGGCCGGCGCGAAGGGCTGGGGCGCGATCTCGATGGAGGCGTACTACGCCCGCCTCCTCAACAACATCGTCCCCGTCGACGAGAAGGACCGGAACGCCATCGCCCGCGACTTCGTCGACGCGGCCCAGGAGGCGCTCGGCGTCCCGCGCGTCGAGGGCTTCAACAAGGCACCCTTCGCGGACGGCGTCGGCTTCTTCGACCTCGCCTACCACCCCGAGAACAACAAGCGGTCGAGCGCGTCCGTCGCGTATCTGCACCCGGTGATGGACGAGCGCCCCAACCTCCGTATCTTCCTTGAGACTTGGGCGTACAGGCTGGAGCTGGACGGCACCCGCGCCGAGGGCGTGCACGTCCGCACCGAGGACGGCGAGGAACTCCTCGTCCGGGCCCGCCGCGAGGTCGTCCTGTGCGCGGGCGCCGTCGACTCCCCGCGCCTGCTCCTGCACTCGGGCATCGGCCCCCGCGCGGACCTCGAAGCGCTCGGCATCCCCGTCGCGCTCGATCTGCCGGGCGTCGGCGAGAACCTCCTCGACCACCCCGAGTCGGTGATCGTCTGGGAGACGAACGGACCGATCCCGGAGAACTCCGCGATGGACTCCGACGCGGGCCTGTTCGTCCGCCGCGACCCCCAACTCCCGGGCCCCGACCTGATGTTCCACTTCTACCAGGTCCCCTTCACCGACAACCCCGAACGCCTCGGCTACGAACGCCCCGAGTTCGGCGTCTCCATGACCCCGAACATCCCCAAGCCGAAGAGCCGCGGCCGCCTGTACCTGGAGAGCGCCGACCCGGCCGTCAAACCCGCCCTGGACTTCCGCTACTTCACCGACGAGGACGACTACGACGGCCGCACCCTCGTCGACGGCATCCGCATCGCCCGCGAGATCGCGAGGACCGAGCCGTTGGCCGGCTGGTTGAAGCGGGAGGTGTGCCCCGGCCCGGAGATCCTCGGCGACGCGGAACTGAGCGAGTACGCCCGCAAGGCCGCCCACACCGTCTACCACCCGGCCGGCACCTGCCGCATGGGCGCCGGGACCGATGAACTGGCCGTGGTGGACCCCGAGTTGAGGGTTCGCGGCCTGGACGGCATCCGCATCGCCGACGCCTCCGTCTTCCCGACCATGCCCGCCGTGAACCCGATGATCGGGGTGCTCATGGTCGGCGAGCGGGCCGTCGACCTGATCGGGGGCGGTGCGTGA
- a CDS encoding quaternary amine ABC transporter ATP-binding protein → MSTATSTAAVTDNPVFSVDGLWKVFGPKSEQVPADPELTALDAADLRTRTGCTAAVRDVSFDVRKGEVFVVMGLSGSGKSTLVRCLTRLIEPTAGTIAIDGEDVRAMDKSRLRELRRHRAAMVFQHFGLLPHRTVLDNVAYGLEIQGIGKAERRRRAAEVVTKVGLEGMEQRRPGQLSGGQRQRVGLARALAVDPQVLLFDEPFSALDPLIRRDMQEEVVRLHREEGRTMVFITHDLNEALKLGDRIALMRDGRIVQLGTPEEIVGSPADDYVREFVRDVPRADVMTVRTAMRPGDCGGREHPGALAADAVVAEAIKVVSRSGKPACVVEDGRCLGVVDHARLLDVVAGAELADTGKEAV, encoded by the coding sequence ATGAGTACCGCGACCAGTACCGCCGCCGTCACCGACAACCCCGTGTTCTCGGTGGACGGCCTCTGGAAGGTCTTCGGCCCCAAGTCCGAGCAGGTCCCCGCCGATCCCGAACTCACCGCCCTCGACGCCGCCGACCTGCGCACCCGCACCGGCTGCACCGCCGCCGTCCGCGACGTCTCCTTCGACGTGCGCAAGGGCGAGGTCTTCGTGGTGATGGGCCTCTCCGGCTCCGGCAAGTCCACCCTGGTCCGCTGCCTCACCCGCCTCATCGAACCCACGGCGGGCACCATCGCCATCGACGGCGAGGACGTCCGCGCCATGGACAAGTCCCGGCTGCGCGAACTGCGCCGCCACCGCGCCGCGATGGTCTTCCAGCACTTCGGCCTCCTCCCGCACCGCACGGTCCTCGACAACGTCGCCTACGGTCTGGAGATCCAGGGCATCGGCAAGGCCGAGCGCCGCCGCCGGGCCGCCGAGGTCGTCACCAAGGTCGGCCTGGAGGGCATGGAGCAGCGCCGCCCCGGCCAGCTCTCCGGCGGCCAGCGCCAACGCGTGGGCCTCGCCCGGGCGTTGGCGGTAGACCCCCAAGTCCTCCTCTTCGACGAGCCGTTCAGCGCACTCGACCCGCTGATCCGGCGCGACATGCAGGAGGAGGTCGTCCGGCTGCACCGCGAGGAGGGCCGCACGATGGTCTTCATCACCCACGACCTCAACGAGGCGCTGAAACTCGGCGACCGCATCGCCCTGATGCGCGACGGCCGCATCGTCCAACTCGGCACCCCCGAGGAGATCGTCGGCTCACCGGCCGACGACTACGTCCGCGAGTTCGTACGCGACGTACCGCGCGCGGACGTCATGACGGTCCGTACGGCCATGCGGCCCGGGGACTGCGGAGGTAGGGAGCACCCCGGTGCGCTCGCGGCCGACGCGGTCGTCGCCGAGGCGATCAAGGTCGTGTCCCGCAGTGGAAAGCCCGCCTGCGTCGTCGAGGACGGCCGCTGTCTCGGCGTGGTCGACCACGCCCGGCTGCTGGACGTCGTGGCAGGGGCGGAGCTCGCCGATACCGGCAAGGAGGCGGTCTGA
- a CDS encoding ABC transporter permease — protein sequence MATVTAPAPRLALPGVLRHRAAHKLLLLALAAAILVPLADAHWSSGSWPHALTVDLSGPLGRANDWIIDNRDSSPLFLYFFGYISNAVVLSVRAVYLVLLAAGWAGVTAFGALVAWRVAGVRLAIGTGVAFLACGLLGMWVPTMQTLALMVVAVLTSVVVGALLGLAGGLSARADRALRPVLDTMQVLPAFAYLLPVVLVFGIGVPAAVLATVVYAAPPMARLTALGLRDADPEVLEAVESLGATGRQRLLTARIPLARKQLLLGLNQTIMMALSMAVIASVIGAGGLGDRVYQALASVDVGAALAAGIPIVLLAVVLDRVTAAAGEQAEEPSGEQGTGLRPWLYALGATVAVAVAVRLAGALDWPSGWTLDIAEPVNRVVDWMTAHLYSGVPYLGGTADWAGHFTTWVLDPVRDGLQWLPWWSVLLIVAALAWVIGTWRTALTAVLAMAAIGVLGVWEPSLDTLSQVLAAVAVTLVLGFATGIAAARSDRFERALRPVLDVCQTMPQFVYLIPVVALFGVGRAPAVAAAVVYALPAVVRITTQGLRQVDPAALESARSLGATSTQQLRQIQLPLARPALLLAVNQGVVLVLAVVIIGGLVGGGALGYDAVFGLAQGDLATGLVAGAAIVCLGLMLDRVTQPTERRTKKGA from the coding sequence ATGGCCACGGTCACCGCACCTGCTCCCCGCCTCGCCCTCCCCGGCGTCCTCCGGCACCGGGCCGCGCACAAACTCCTCCTGCTCGCGCTCGCTGCCGCGATCCTCGTGCCGCTCGCCGACGCGCACTGGTCCAGCGGGAGTTGGCCGCACGCGCTCACCGTCGACCTGTCCGGTCCGCTGGGCCGGGCCAACGACTGGATCATCGACAACCGCGACAGCTCCCCGCTGTTCCTCTACTTCTTCGGCTACATCAGCAACGCCGTCGTCCTCTCCGTACGCGCCGTCTACCTGGTACTGCTCGCCGCGGGCTGGGCGGGCGTCACCGCGTTCGGCGCCCTCGTCGCCTGGCGGGTCGCGGGCGTACGGCTCGCGATCGGCACCGGCGTCGCCTTCCTCGCCTGCGGACTGCTCGGCATGTGGGTACCGACCATGCAGACGCTCGCGCTGATGGTGGTCGCGGTGCTCACCTCGGTCGTCGTGGGCGCCCTGCTCGGCCTGGCCGGCGGCCTCTCCGCACGCGCCGACCGCGCGCTGCGCCCGGTCCTGGACACCATGCAGGTGCTCCCGGCCTTCGCCTACCTCCTCCCCGTCGTCCTCGTCTTCGGCATCGGCGTCCCCGCCGCCGTCCTCGCCACCGTCGTCTACGCCGCCCCGCCCATGGCCCGCCTCACCGCGCTCGGCCTGCGCGACGCCGACCCGGAGGTCCTGGAGGCCGTCGAGTCCCTCGGCGCCACCGGACGCCAACGCCTGCTGACCGCCCGGATCCCGCTGGCCCGCAAGCAGCTCCTCCTCGGCCTCAACCAGACGATCATGATGGCCCTGTCCATGGCGGTCATCGCCTCCGTGATCGGCGCCGGAGGCCTCGGCGACCGCGTCTACCAGGCCCTCGCCTCCGTGGACGTGGGCGCGGCCCTGGCCGCCGGCATCCCGATCGTGCTCCTGGCCGTCGTACTGGACCGGGTCACGGCGGCCGCGGGCGAGCAGGCCGAGGAGCCCTCGGGGGAGCAGGGCACCGGTCTCCGCCCCTGGCTGTACGCGCTCGGCGCCACCGTGGCCGTAGCAGTGGCCGTCCGTCTGGCCGGCGCCCTGGACTGGCCCTCCGGCTGGACCCTGGACATCGCCGAACCGGTGAACCGCGTCGTCGACTGGATGACCGCCCACCTCTACTCCGGCGTCCCCTACCTCGGCGGCACCGCCGACTGGGCCGGCCACTTCACCACCTGGGTCCTGGACCCCGTACGCGACGGCCTGCAGTGGCTGCCGTGGTGGTCGGTGCTGCTGATCGTCGCCGCCCTCGCCTGGGTGATCGGCACCTGGCGCACCGCGCTGACCGCCGTCCTCGCCATGGCCGCGATCGGTGTCCTCGGCGTGTGGGAGCCGTCCCTCGACACCCTGTCGCAGGTGCTCGCCGCCGTGGCCGTCACCCTCGTCCTCGGCTTCGCGACCGGCATCGCCGCCGCCCGCAGCGACCGCTTCGAACGCGCCCTGCGCCCCGTCCTCGACGTCTGCCAGACGATGCCGCAGTTCGTGTACCTGATCCCGGTCGTCGCGCTCTTCGGCGTAGGCCGCGCCCCCGCCGTCGCGGCGGCCGTCGTCTACGCCCTCCCCGCCGTCGTCCGCATCACCACCCAGGGCCTGCGCCAGGTCGACCCGGCCGCCCTGGAGTCGGCCCGCTCGCTCGGCGCGACCAGCACCCAGCAGTTGCGGCAGATCCAACTCCCGCTCGCCCGCCCGGCGTTGCTCCTCGCCGTCAACCAGGGCGTGGTCCTCGTCCTCGCCGTCGTCATCATCGGCGGCCTGGTCGGCGGTGGCGCGCTCGGCTACGACGCCGTGTTCGGCCTGGCCCAGGGCGACTTGGCGACCGGCCTGGTCGCGGGCGCCGCGATCGTCTGCCTCGGCCTGATGCTCGACCGGGTCACGCAACCGACGGAACGCCGCACCAAGAAGGGAGCGTGA
- a CDS encoding ABC transporter substrate-binding protein — protein sequence MRVRTTAAMASLVLLTGCGAADMTKQASPFANAQGAKAVTLSVQSWVGAQANVAVAQYLLEHKLGYRVDTVQVDEVPAWDALSQGRVDAILEDWGHPDQEKRYVDDKKTITRAGGLGVTGHIGWYVPTYLVKQHPDITDWKNLDKYSSLFRTAESGNKGQLMDGSPSYVTNDKALVTNLKLDYQVVFAGSEAAQITQMKQFAKEKKPFLTYWYAPQWLFKKVPMTEVKLPAYKEGCDADAAKVACAYPHTPLQKYLNTDFAKKGGKAAAFLKKFRWTTEDQNEVSLMIADQKLSPADAAKKWVDNHPSTWKAWLS from the coding sequence ATGCGAGTTCGTACGACCGCTGCCATGGCGTCGCTGGTGCTGCTCACCGGCTGCGGCGCCGCCGACATGACCAAGCAGGCCTCGCCCTTCGCCAACGCGCAGGGCGCCAAGGCCGTGACCCTCTCCGTCCAGTCCTGGGTGGGCGCGCAGGCCAACGTGGCTGTCGCGCAGTACCTGTTGGAGCACAAGCTCGGCTATCGCGTCGACACCGTCCAGGTCGACGAGGTCCCCGCGTGGGACGCGCTCAGCCAGGGCAGGGTCGACGCGATCCTGGAGGACTGGGGCCACCCCGACCAGGAGAAGCGCTACGTCGACGACAAGAAGACGATCACGCGCGCGGGCGGCCTCGGGGTGACCGGGCACATCGGCTGGTACGTCCCGACGTACCTCGTCAAGCAGCACCCGGACATCACCGACTGGAAGAACCTCGACAAGTACTCCTCGCTGTTCCGCACCGCCGAGAGCGGCAACAAGGGCCAGTTGATGGACGGTTCGCCCTCCTACGTCACCAACGACAAGGCGCTGGTGACGAACCTGAAGCTCGACTACCAAGTGGTGTTCGCCGGTTCGGAGGCCGCGCAGATCACCCAGATGAAACAGTTCGCCAAGGAGAAGAAGCCCTTCCTCACTTACTGGTACGCACCCCAGTGGCTGTTCAAGAAGGTGCCGATGACCGAGGTGAAACTCCCCGCCTACAAGGAGGGTTGCGACGCCGACGCGGCCAAGGTCGCCTGCGCCTACCCCCACACCCCGCTCCAGAAATACCTCAACACGGACTTCGCCAAGAAGGGCGGCAAGGCGGCCGCCTTCCTGAAGAAGTTCAGGTGGACGACCGAGGACCAGAACGAGGTCTCCCTGATGATCGCCGACCAGAAACTCTCCCCGGCCGACGCCGCGAAGAAGTGGGTGGACAACCACCCTTCCACCTGGAAGGCATGGCTGTCCTGA